Proteins encoded within one genomic window of Bradyrhizobium sp. CB1717:
- a CDS encoding TRAP transporter large permease subunit produces MAHVEVQVTEVAGEAAVQSPRRPSLLTSTERLLGLLVEIPAAILVVAEIVILFAGVVARYGLHRPLIWSDELASILFLWLAMLGAAVAFRRSEHMRMTAVVASAGPAMRAYLDLIATSAALAFLALIVWPSWDYAYEESFITTPALQISNMWRAAALPAGVCLMAAFALLRLLRAADYRMVLAAVISVAIVVGLFWLAQPYLRPLGNLNLVIFFVGVAGFCVFAGVPIAFGFGLAIFGYLALTTRTPVMVLVGRMDEGMSHLILLSVPLFVFLGLLIEMTGMARAMVAFLASLLGHVRGGLHYVLVGAMYLVSGISGAKAADMAAVAPVLFPEMKQRGAKPGDLVALLAATGAQTETIPPSLVLITIGSVTGVSIAALFTGGLLPGVVLAVTLCMLVWWRYRHEDMSHVRRATASEIGKTFVIALPALALPFVIRYAVVEGIATATEVSTIGIVYGALVGLLVYRRFDWRRLFPMLVETAALSGAILLIIGTATGMAWGLTQSGFSRSLAAAMTGLPGGAATFIAVSILAFTILGSVLEGIPAIVLFGPLLFPIARAVGVHEVHYAMVIILAMGIGLFAPPFGVGYYAACAIGRVDPAEGIRPIWGYLLALLVGLIIVAIFPWISIGFL; encoded by the coding sequence ATGGCTCATGTCGAGGTTCAGGTGACCGAAGTGGCGGGCGAGGCGGCTGTTCAGTCCCCTCGCCGACCTTCCTTGCTGACCTCGACGGAGCGCCTGCTCGGCCTCCTGGTCGAAATCCCGGCGGCCATTCTGGTGGTCGCCGAGATCGTGATCCTGTTCGCCGGCGTGGTCGCGCGCTATGGCCTGCACCGGCCGCTGATCTGGTCGGACGAGCTCGCCTCGATCCTGTTCCTGTGGCTCGCCATGCTGGGCGCGGCGGTCGCATTCCGCCGCTCCGAGCACATGCGCATGACCGCCGTCGTCGCGAGCGCCGGACCTGCGATGCGGGCCTATCTCGACCTGATCGCGACCTCTGCAGCGCTGGCATTCCTGGCGCTGATCGTCTGGCCGTCCTGGGACTACGCCTACGAGGAAAGCTTCATCACCACGCCGGCGCTGCAGATCTCGAACATGTGGCGCGCCGCGGCGCTGCCGGCCGGCGTCTGCCTGATGGCCGCGTTCGCGCTGCTGCGGCTGCTGCGCGCCGCCGATTACCGGATGGTGCTTGCGGCCGTGATCTCGGTTGCTATCGTCGTCGGCCTGTTCTGGCTCGCGCAGCCATACTTGCGGCCGCTCGGCAATCTCAACCTCGTCATCTTCTTCGTCGGCGTCGCTGGCTTCTGCGTCTTTGCCGGCGTTCCCATTGCGTTCGGCTTTGGTCTCGCCATCTTCGGCTACCTGGCGCTGACCACGCGCACGCCGGTGATGGTGCTGGTCGGGCGGATGGACGAGGGCATGAGCCACCTCATCCTGCTCTCGGTGCCGCTATTCGTGTTCCTGGGGTTGCTGATCGAGATGACCGGCATGGCACGCGCCATGGTGGCCTTCCTGGCCAGCCTGCTCGGCCATGTCCGCGGCGGCCTGCATTATGTGCTGGTCGGCGCCATGTACCTGGTCTCAGGCATATCAGGCGCCAAGGCCGCCGACATGGCCGCGGTCGCGCCCGTGCTGTTCCCCGAAATGAAGCAGCGCGGCGCCAAGCCCGGCGATCTCGTCGCGCTGCTGGCGGCAACCGGCGCCCAGACCGAGACCATTCCGCCGAGCCTCGTGCTGATCACCATCGGCTCGGTCACGGGCGTCTCGATCGCGGCGCTGTTCACCGGCGGCCTGTTGCCCGGCGTCGTGCTCGCGGTCACCCTGTGCATGCTGGTGTGGTGGCGCTACCGCCACGAGGACATGAGCCACGTCCGCCGCGCCACGGCTTCGGAGATCGGCAAGACCTTCGTCATCGCCCTGCCCGCACTCGCACTGCCCTTCGTGATCCGCTACGCCGTGGTCGAGGGCATTGCGACCGCGACCGAGGTCTCCACCATCGGAATCGTCTATGGCGCCCTGGTCGGCCTCCTCGTCTACCGCCGCTTCGACTGGCGGCGGCTGTTTCCGATGCTGGTCGAGACCGCGGCGCTGTCGGGCGCGATCCTCCTGATCATCGGCACGGCCACCGGGATGGCCTGGGGCCTGACGCAATCCGGTTTCTCGCGCTCGCTGGCAGCCGCCATGACCGGTTTGCCTGGCGGGGCTGCGACCTTCATCGCCGTGTCCATCCTGGCTTTCACGATCCTCGGCAGCGTGCTGGAGGGCATCCCGGCGATCGTTCTGTTCGGGCCGCTGCTGTTTCCGATCGCCCGCGCCGTCGGCGTGCACGAGGTGCACTATGCCATGGTGATCATTCTCGCCATGGGTATAGGACTATTCGCGCCGCCCTTCGGCGTCGGCTATTATGCCGCCTGCGCCATCGGACGCGTCGATCCGGCCGAAGGCATCAGGCCGATCTGGGGCTATCTGCTGGCGCTGCTCGTGGGATTGATCATCGTTGCGATCTTCCCCTGGATCTCG
- a CDS encoding TRAP transporter substrate-binding protein, translating into MVFSTRFSRRTLLKASAATAVLGGIGAPHVARAQSAEFTYKYANNLPDTHPLNVRAKEMAAAIKAETHGKFDLQIFPNNQLGSDTDMLSQIRSGGVEFFTLSGLILSTLVPAASINGIGFAFPDYDTVWKAMDGDLGAHVRGEIKKAGLEVMDKIWDNGFRQTTSSTRPITGPDDLKGFKIRVPVSPLWTSMFKAFDAAPASINFSEVYSALQTKIVEGQENPLAIISTAKLYEVQKYCSLTNHMWDGFWFLANRRAWSALPEDVRTIVAKNINAAAVKEREDTAKLNANLQQELAAKGLTFNQPTVAPFRDKLRSAGFYAEWKGKYGDQAWDLLEKAVGKLS; encoded by the coding sequence ATGGTCTTTTCAACGCGCTTTTCCCGACGCACGCTTCTCAAGGCCTCCGCCGCGACCGCGGTCCTGGGCGGCATTGGCGCGCCCCATGTGGCCCGCGCCCAGAGCGCCGAGTTCACCTACAAATACGCCAACAACCTGCCGGACACCCATCCGCTGAACGTGCGCGCCAAGGAGATGGCGGCTGCGATCAAGGCCGAGACCCACGGCAAATTCGACCTCCAGATCTTCCCGAACAACCAGCTCGGCTCCGACACCGACATGCTGAGCCAGATCCGCTCCGGCGGCGTCGAGTTCTTCACGCTGTCGGGCCTGATCCTGTCGACCCTGGTGCCGGCCGCGTCCATCAATGGCATCGGCTTTGCGTTCCCGGACTACGACACGGTCTGGAAGGCCATGGACGGCGACCTCGGCGCCCATGTCCGCGGCGAGATCAAGAAGGCCGGCCTCGAGGTCATGGACAAGATCTGGGACAACGGCTTCCGCCAGACCACGTCCTCGACCAGGCCGATCACCGGTCCCGACGATCTCAAGGGCTTCAAGATCCGCGTCCCGGTGTCGCCGCTGTGGACCTCGATGTTCAAGGCGTTCGACGCCGCGCCCGCCTCGATCAATTTCAGCGAGGTCTATTCGGCGCTCCAGACCAAGATCGTCGAGGGCCAGGAGAACCCGCTGGCGATCATCTCGACCGCCAAGCTCTACGAGGTGCAGAAGTACTGCTCGCTGACCAACCACATGTGGGACGGCTTCTGGTTCCTGGCCAACCGGCGCGCCTGGAGCGCGTTGCCGGAGGACGTGCGCACCATCGTCGCCAAGAACATCAATGCCGCCGCCGTCAAGGAGCGTGAGGACACCGCCAAGCTCAATGCCAATCTGCAGCAGGAGCTCGCGGCCAAGGGCCTGACCTTCAACCAGCCCACTGTCGCGCCATTCCGCGACAAGCTGCGGTCCGCGGGCTTCTATGCCGAGTGGAAGGGCAAGTACGGCGACCAGGCCTGGGACCTGCTGGAAAAGGCCGTCGGCAAGCTGTCGTAA
- a CDS encoding ATP-dependent Clp protease ATP-binding subunit, with amino-acid sequence MAKRCDICGIRPATVRTQVTTSDGDTQVLDLCEVDYRRLARQQRQSSPIESLFGGRGGLFEDFFGDDFFGSRSSRGPDAETAGADRDADAATIPIRSSQSSRPSHSRRGGSAEERLSEHAQELLQTAARKTVEFSRGEVDTEHLLLALLDSEVVRTILGQFKVSVDDLRRQIEQEAPRGKTKMEEGGEIGVTPRVKSALGHAFAVSRELGHSYVGPEHFLIGLAEEEGVAGDVLRRYGLTPQAIRQQAVKVVGRGAEEGQVGAPTNTPTLDKYSRDLTKLARESKLDPVIGRASEIETTVEVLARRKKNNPVLIGEPGVGKTAIVEGLAQRIVAGEVPEALRGKRLVELAINSLVAGSKYRGEFEERVQQVLKEVTDRQDELILFIDEIHTIVGAGSTGGEGGLDVANVLKPALARGELHLIGATTLNEYQKHIEKDAALERRFQPVFIPEPSVAQTIMILRGLRDTLEAHHKVAITDEAMIAAAELSDRYVTGRYLPDKAIDLVDQAAARVKMSATARPVEVQDLESEVRQLKREQDYSTSRKQFDRASDLQSQHEAKEKELQQSTERWKRSLGSASAEVRTEHIAQVVSKLTGIPVTELTTEERERLIKLEEKLHHRVIGQDEAVKAVSDAVRLARAGLREGRRPVANFLFLGPTGVGKTELAKALAEAVYGDEDAMIRIDMSEYRERHTVARLIGAPPGYVGYEEGGQLTERVRRRPYSVILLDEIEKAHTDVYNVLLQVFDDGRLTDGKGRVVDFTNTIIIATSNLGADVVARQLRLDASDKEAQERLRRDLMEILRGHFRPEFLNRIDEIIVFHSLTREQLRDIVNLQLERVKRTAHGQGVDLEFDATLIDHLAVVGYQPEYGARELRRLIRSEIETELARAMLAGEVQDGDRVTVRRDGNEQKVTFERRPRPQRVVETKPPAPSTSVAREQAEPRAAQAASSTGKPSQRQAGSHRPRKAS; translated from the coding sequence ATGGCCAAGCGATGCGATATTTGTGGGATTCGGCCCGCCACCGTCCGCACGCAGGTGACCACCAGCGACGGCGACACACAGGTTCTCGACCTCTGTGAAGTCGATTACCGGCGTTTGGCTCGCCAACAAAGGCAAAGCTCTCCAATCGAATCCCTGTTCGGCGGGCGCGGTGGCCTGTTTGAGGATTTCTTCGGCGACGATTTTTTCGGCAGCCGATCATCCCGCGGCCCTGATGCGGAAACCGCGGGCGCCGATCGGGACGCGGACGCCGCCACCATACCGATCCGCTCCTCGCAATCGTCCCGTCCATCCCACAGCCGGCGAGGCGGCAGTGCCGAAGAGCGCCTGAGCGAGCACGCCCAGGAACTTTTGCAAACGGCGGCACGAAAGACGGTCGAGTTCAGCCGCGGCGAGGTCGATACCGAGCACCTCCTGCTCGCTCTGCTCGACAGCGAAGTGGTGCGCACGATTCTTGGACAGTTCAAGGTCTCGGTCGACGATCTGCGCCGGCAGATCGAGCAGGAAGCTCCGCGCGGCAAGACCAAGATGGAGGAGGGCGGCGAGATCGGCGTGACCCCGCGGGTCAAGAGTGCGCTGGGGCATGCTTTCGCCGTCTCGCGCGAGCTTGGTCATTCCTATGTCGGGCCCGAGCATTTCCTGATCGGGCTCGCCGAGGAGGAGGGCGTTGCGGGTGATGTGTTGCGACGGTACGGCCTGACGCCGCAGGCGATCCGCCAGCAGGCGGTCAAAGTCGTCGGCCGCGGCGCCGAGGAAGGACAAGTCGGTGCGCCCACCAACACGCCGACGCTCGACAAATATTCCCGCGATCTGACCAAGCTCGCGCGCGAGAGCAAGCTTGATCCGGTGATCGGCCGCGCCAGCGAGATCGAGACCACCGTCGAGGTGCTGGCCCGCCGCAAGAAGAACAATCCGGTGCTGATCGGCGAGCCTGGCGTCGGCAAGACGGCGATCGTCGAGGGATTGGCTCAGCGCATCGTCGCCGGCGAAGTCCCGGAAGCATTGCGCGGCAAGCGGCTGGTCGAGCTTGCGATCAACTCGCTTGTTGCCGGCTCGAAATATCGCGGCGAGTTCGAGGAGCGGGTGCAGCAGGTTCTCAAGGAAGTGACCGACCGTCAGGACGAGCTGATCCTTTTCATCGACGAGATTCACACCATCGTCGGCGCCGGATCGACCGGCGGTGAGGGCGGCCTCGACGTTGCCAACGTGCTTAAGCCAGCACTTGCCCGCGGCGAGCTCCACCTGATCGGCGCGACGACACTCAACGAATACCAGAAGCACATCGAGAAGGATGCCGCCCTGGAGCGGCGGTTCCAGCCGGTCTTCATCCCCGAGCCCAGCGTGGCGCAGACGATCATGATCCTGCGCGGCCTGCGCGACACGCTCGAGGCGCATCATAAGGTCGCCATCACCGACGAAGCGATGATCGCGGCGGCCGAGCTCTCCGACCGCTACGTCACCGGCCGTTATCTGCCCGACAAGGCCATCGACCTGGTCGACCAGGCGGCGGCGCGCGTGAAGATGTCGGCGACGGCGCGGCCGGTGGAGGTGCAGGACCTGGAGTCCGAAGTCCGGCAGCTCAAGCGCGAGCAGGATTACTCAACCTCGCGCAAACAGTTCGACCGCGCATCTGATCTGCAATCCCAGCACGAGGCGAAGGAAAAGGAATTGCAGCAGTCGACGGAGCGCTGGAAGCGGAGCCTGGGCTCGGCGTCGGCCGAGGTGCGCACCGAGCACATCGCCCAGGTCGTTTCAAAGCTCACCGGCATTCCGGTTACCGAGCTCACGACCGAAGAGCGCGAGCGGCTGATCAAGCTCGAAGAGAAGCTGCATCATCGCGTCATCGGCCAGGACGAAGCCGTCAAGGCGGTGAGCGACGCGGTGCGGCTGGCGCGGGCGGGCTTGCGCGAAGGCCGGCGGCCAGTCGCCAATTTCCTGTTCTTGGGACCGACCGGGGTGGGCAAGACCGAGCTGGCCAAAGCGTTGGCCGAGGCGGTCTATGGCGACGAGGACGCCATGATCCGCATCGACATGTCGGAATACCGGGAACGCCACACGGTCGCGCGGCTGATCGGCGCGCCGCCCGGCTATGTCGGCTATGAGGAAGGCGGGCAGCTGACCGAGCGCGTTCGGCGCCGGCCATATTCCGTCATTCTGCTCGACGAGATCGAGAAGGCGCATACCGACGTCTACAATGTCCTGCTGCAGGTGTTCGACGACGGGCGCTTGACCGACGGCAAGGGCCGCGTGGTGGATTTCACCAACACGATCATCATCGCGACCAGCAATCTCGGCGCCGACGTGGTCGCCCGGCAGCTGCGCCTGGATGCAAGCGACAAGGAGGCACAGGAGCGGCTCCGCCGCGACCTTATGGAGATCCTGCGCGGCCACTTCCGGCCGGAGTTCCTCAATCGCATCGACGAGATCATCGTCTTCCACTCGCTCACGCGCGAGCAGCTCCGCGACATCGTCAATCTGCAGCTCGAGCGGGTCAAGCGGACGGCGCATGGCCAGGGCGTCGACCTGGAATTCGACGCGACGCTGATCGACCATCTGGCCGTGGTCGGTTACCAGCCCGAATACGGCGCGCGTGAGCTGCGCCGTCTCATTCGCTCCGAAATCGAGACCGAGCTGGCCCGCGCCATGCTGGCCGGCGAAGTTCAGGACGGCGACCGCGTCACGGTGCGCCGGGACGGCAACGAGCAGAAGGTCACTTTCGAGCGCCGACCCAGGCCGCAGCGTGTCGTGGAAACGAAACCGCCGGCGCCGAGCACCTCCGTGGCGCGCGAGCAAGCGGAGCCGCGTGCGGCGCAAGCAGCGTCGTCGACCGGCAAGCCCTCCCAGCGTCAGGCAGGCTCGCACCGGCCGAGAAAGGCATCATAG
- a CDS encoding phosphate-starvation-inducible PsiE family protein — translation MSLKKEFSDLRLSFEPLTLYQKFEQVCILMLIMLIAIIIALALWNLTLKILLSILATNFDPTDYGVFQTVFGMIFTVIIALEFKRSLLVVAERRDSVVQVRSVILIALLAVVRKLIILDLSSTDAFHLLALAAAILALGAVYWLVRDQGSRAKSSRRETDEIALQGGRYKS, via the coding sequence ATGTCCTTGAAAAAGGAATTCTCTGATCTGCGCCTGTCGTTCGAGCCGCTGACGCTCTACCAGAAATTCGAGCAGGTCTGCATCCTGATGCTGATCATGCTGATCGCCATCATCATTGCCCTCGCGCTGTGGAATCTGACGCTGAAAATCCTGCTCAGCATCTTGGCAACCAATTTCGATCCGACCGATTATGGTGTGTTCCAGACGGTGTTCGGTATGATCTTTACCGTCATCATTGCACTTGAGTTCAAGCGCTCCCTGCTGGTGGTAGCGGAGCGGCGCGACAGTGTTGTGCAAGTACGCTCTGTCATCCTGATTGCGTTGCTGGCGGTGGTACGCAAATTGATCATTCTCGATCTGTCGAGCACGGATGCCTTCCATCTGCTGGCGCTCGCCGCAGCCATCCTTGCGCTGGGCGCCGTCTATTGGCTGGTGCGCGACCAAGGCAGCCGCGCGAAATCATCGCGGCGCGAGACGGATGAGATTGCATTGCAGGGCGGTCGCTACAAAAGCTGA
- a CDS encoding DUF4863 family protein: MGSRDELIQCSIPFLREVKDMTPGAEMERWLNQKYGEPSQLYQDLARLIRLGVSEGWAANQEVDGPNYRRSRILEPVPETFQFSITAVYMNSADPRRFKDEDDHDVLRGQYHGHPYGELNLVVPLDKGAELKGLQGWQGPGWTAPDPGSRHYPEVRGGAVIALFYLPAGRISYDFAAPS, from the coding sequence ATGGGAAGCCGAGACGAGCTGATTCAGTGCAGCATTCCGTTTCTGCGCGAGGTCAAGGACATGACGCCCGGCGCGGAGATGGAGCGGTGGCTCAATCAAAAATACGGCGAGCCTAGCCAGCTCTACCAGGACCTGGCGCGTCTGATTAGGCTTGGGGTCTCGGAAGGCTGGGCGGCGAACCAGGAGGTCGACGGCCCGAACTACCGGCGCAGCCGCATCCTGGAGCCGGTGCCCGAAACGTTCCAGTTCAGCATCACGGCCGTCTACATGAACAGCGCCGATCCGCGCCGCTTCAAGGACGAGGACGACCACGACGTGCTGCGCGGGCAATATCATGGCCACCCATACGGGGAACTGAACCTGGTCGTGCCGCTGGACAAAGGCGCCGAGCTGAAGGGGCTGCAGGGGTGGCAGGGGCCCGGCTGGACCGCGCCCGATCCCGGAAGCCGTCACTATCCCGAGGTCCGCGGCGGCGCCGTCATCGCGCTGTTCTATCTGCCCGCCGGACGCATCTCCTACGACTTCGCGGCGCCGTCCTGA
- a CDS encoding nitroreductase produces MSVPEEAMTGAVAAARSPIDEIIAGRFACRDFSDAPVGRGTIEQILRVARFAPSGANIQPWHVYVLAGTAKDKVSVALREAHETARDAHVSEYSYYASDLPEPYLRRRQEFGRLFYGSLGIAQTDLQARSGQTAKNYAFFGAPVGLIVTIDRRLQVGSWLDLGMFVQNVLLAAAGHGLQSCPQETFSKYHRILRPQLAIPAEQIVVCGISIGRARDAAKDRLMPRADVAEFASFAGFEDQNATRMERTRPWEAETS; encoded by the coding sequence ATGTCCGTTCCTGAAGAAGCTATGACCGGCGCGGTCGCGGCTGCGCGAAGCCCGATCGACGAGATCATCGCAGGCCGCTTTGCGTGCCGCGATTTCTCAGACGCGCCAGTCGGGCGAGGGACCATCGAGCAGATCCTGCGCGTGGCGCGGTTTGCGCCAAGCGGCGCCAATATCCAGCCCTGGCATGTCTACGTGCTGGCGGGCACCGCCAAGGACAAAGTGTCCGTGGCTCTCCGCGAGGCGCACGAAACCGCCCGCGACGCGCACGTATCGGAATACAGCTATTACGCCAGCGACCTGCCCGAACCCTACCTGCGGCGACGCCAGGAGTTTGGCCGGCTGTTCTACGGCTCGCTCGGCATCGCCCAGACCGATCTCCAAGCCAGAAGCGGTCAGACCGCCAAGAACTACGCGTTCTTCGGCGCGCCCGTCGGACTCATCGTCACCATCGACCGGCGCCTGCAGGTCGGAAGCTGGCTCGACCTCGGCATGTTCGTCCAGAACGTGCTGCTGGCCGCGGCAGGCCATGGGCTTCAGTCCTGTCCGCAGGAGACGTTCTCGAAATACCACCGGATCCTGCGCCCGCAGCTCGCGATCCCGGCGGAACAGATCGTGGTTTGCGGCATCTCGATCGGCCGCGCCAGGGACGCTGCCAAGGACAGGCTGATGCCACGCGCCGACGTCGCGGAGTTCGCCTCCTTCGCAGGATTTGAGGATCAGAATGCAACCCGAATGGAAAGGACAAGGCCATGGGAAGCCGAGACGAGCTGA
- a CDS encoding ABC transporter substrate-binding protein, with protein sequence MKSCGISIGAFGLALTLLTAQAIAQDGPVKLGVLTDMSSLYADNGGQGSVVAAQMAVDDFGGQVLGRSIQIVAGDHQNKADVGSTIARRWLENENVEVILDVPNSAVALAVQGITRDKKKLFLATGAATSRLTGDECSPTGIHWTYDTYALSQGTTRAMSRLGASSWFFVSVDYSLGAQLEADSRQVIDAMGGKIRGAVKHPINTPDFSSFLLQAQSSKADVIALADSGGDFINAVKQAGEFGITQRQKLVGLLVFIADIHSLGLQSAQGLMLSSAFYWDLNDDTRAWSKRFIAKTQKVPTMIHAGTYGAVTHYLKAVQAAGTLDGPTVAARMRETHVNDFMTKNGRIREDGRLVRDMYLFRVKSPEQSKYKFDYYELLATIPGDEAFRPMEQGGCPFLKKL encoded by the coding sequence ATGAAATCCTGCGGGATCTCGATCGGAGCTTTCGGACTAGCACTGACGCTTCTCACGGCGCAGGCGATTGCACAGGATGGTCCTGTGAAGCTCGGCGTCCTCACCGACATGTCCTCGCTCTATGCCGACAATGGCGGCCAGGGCTCGGTGGTCGCGGCGCAAATGGCGGTCGACGACTTCGGCGGCCAGGTGCTGGGGCGCAGCATCCAGATCGTCGCGGGAGACCATCAGAACAAGGCCGATGTGGGATCGACCATCGCCCGGCGCTGGCTCGAAAATGAAAACGTCGAGGTCATTCTCGACGTGCCGAATTCTGCGGTCGCGCTGGCGGTGCAGGGCATCACGCGCGACAAGAAGAAGCTGTTCCTCGCCACGGGCGCCGCGACGTCCCGCCTCACCGGCGACGAATGCTCGCCGACCGGAATTCACTGGACCTACGACACCTACGCGCTGTCGCAGGGAACGACGCGGGCGATGTCGCGTCTCGGCGCAAGCTCCTGGTTCTTCGTTTCGGTCGACTACTCTCTCGGCGCCCAACTCGAGGCCGACAGCCGCCAGGTCATCGACGCCATGGGCGGCAAGATCCGCGGCGCCGTGAAGCATCCGATCAACACGCCGGATTTCTCGTCCTTCCTGCTCCAGGCGCAGTCGTCGAAGGCGGATGTGATCGCGCTCGCCGATTCCGGCGGTGACTTCATCAACGCGGTCAAGCAGGCCGGCGAATTCGGCATCACCCAGCGGCAGAAGCTGGTCGGACTGCTCGTGTTCATCGCCGACATTCACAGCCTCGGACTGCAGAGCGCCCAGGGCCTGATGCTGAGCTCGGCCTTCTACTGGGACCTGAACGATGACACCCGCGCCTGGTCGAAGCGCTTCATCGCGAAGACCCAGAAGGTCCCGACCATGATCCACGCCGGTACCTATGGCGCGGTGACGCACTACCTCAAGGCAGTGCAGGCGGCCGGCACGCTGGATGGACCGACCGTCGCCGCCAGGATGCGCGAGACGCACGTGAACGATTTCATGACGAAGAATGGCCGGATCCGCGAGGACGGCCGGCTGGTCCGCGACATGTATCTGTTCCGCGTCAAGTCGCCCGAGCAGTCGAAATACAAGTTCGACTATTACGAGCTGCTGGCAACGATCCCGGGTGACGAAGCTTTCCGGCCGATGGAGCAGGGTGGATGTCCGTTCCTGAAGAAGCTATGA
- a CDS encoding LysR family transcriptional regulator, producing the protein MAVSFKTLDLNLLKVFDAVMEERSVLRASQRVALSQSAVSHSLARLREMLEDDLFVRTATGMQPTARALTMAPQVREALRSLEAAVEQPRFVPAASTRQFTLAANDFTTMVLASPLLKILKAEAPAIDLIIKPVTRIDLAEQIDLGRIDVAIGVFSDPPSRFRTSLLFEYDDVLIVGGKRKLGRITNATLARMPLVVVSFGGEQEGAIGGFISERGLARRSEMYDRAALERALSESDRPPRIAVSLPHFLALPALLANSELAAIVPRPLARAFERAHAVTAYELPYATTPVEVRLLWHERIEGEPAHDWLHDVLRRTTEDLRHGR; encoded by the coding sequence GTGGCTGTTTCCTTCAAGACGCTGGACCTGAACCTGCTCAAGGTCTTCGACGCCGTGATGGAGGAGCGGAGCGTGCTGCGGGCGAGCCAGAGGGTTGCCCTCAGTCAATCCGCCGTGAGCCATTCGCTCGCCCGGCTGCGCGAGATGCTCGAAGACGATTTGTTCGTGCGTACGGCGACCGGCATGCAACCGACCGCGCGCGCGCTGACGATGGCTCCGCAGGTTCGCGAAGCGCTGCGATCGCTCGAAGCAGCGGTCGAGCAGCCGCGCTTCGTTCCGGCGGCTTCCACCAGGCAGTTCACCCTCGCCGCCAACGACTTCACCACGATGGTGCTGGCCTCACCGCTCCTGAAGATACTGAAGGCTGAAGCGCCGGCGATCGACCTGATCATCAAGCCGGTGACGCGGATCGACCTCGCGGAGCAGATCGACCTCGGCCGCATCGACGTTGCGATCGGCGTCTTCTCGGATCCGCCGAGCCGCTTCCGCACCTCGCTATTGTTCGAATATGACGACGTGCTGATCGTGGGCGGCAAGCGCAAGCTCGGCCGGATCACCAACGCGACGCTGGCGCGCATGCCGCTGGTCGTCGTCTCCTTCGGCGGCGAGCAGGAGGGAGCGATCGGAGGCTTCATCTCCGAGCGGGGCCTTGCCCGGCGATCGGAAATGTATGACCGCGCGGCGCTCGAACGGGCACTGTCCGAAAGCGACCGGCCGCCGCGAATAGCTGTTTCGCTGCCGCATTTTCTTGCCCTGCCCGCCCTGCTCGCGAACTCCGAGTTGGCGGCCATCGTTCCGCGTCCATTGGCGCGGGCATTCGAACGCGCCCATGCCGTCACCGCTTACGAGCTGCCTTACGCCACAACTCCGGTCGAAGTCCGGCTATTGTGGCACGAACGTATCGAGGGCGAGCCGGCGCATGACTGGCTTCACGACGTCCTCAGGCGCACGACTGAGGACCTCCGGCACGGACGCTAG
- a CDS encoding helix-turn-helix domain-containing protein, with product MDVSGRDDQVRRGVAGAGPAAASGATPVGAELITSHYVPRRWMLTSKAARPFIHLLCLHRGATAEVGQPGKTTTFTGPAIVWLPAGSAEWLEVPAGATAELLQLRAGVWHRYLPPSAEPAYLALEAAGGIMARPVEPDLVTTMSRSIAAIAAEIASPARSGAASIMSAELTLCVLRFWRLFAGATDDRDEEGSSAEILSRFRRLLEERYQQHLRVSDYANLLGMTPDRLHALCSRELKRSPSELIQQRLVKEAATRLEAGTVAVKQIAFALGFKDTAYFSRFFRKHTGEAPGVWRRRVAARVRAGRSRPTLNFADWP from the coding sequence TTGGACGTTTCTGGTCGCGACGACCAGGTGCGTCGAGGCGTCGCGGGCGCCGGTCCAGCGGCCGCGAGCGGCGCTACACCCGTCGGAGCCGAGCTGATCACCTCGCACTACGTTCCGCGGCGCTGGATGCTGACGTCGAAAGCGGCGCGGCCGTTCATCCATCTGCTCTGCCTGCACCGCGGAGCCACCGCCGAGGTCGGCCAGCCCGGCAAGACGACGACGTTCACCGGCCCGGCCATCGTCTGGCTGCCGGCGGGATCGGCCGAATGGCTCGAGGTGCCGGCCGGGGCCACCGCCGAGCTGCTGCAACTGCGCGCGGGCGTGTGGCATCGCTATCTGCCGCCGTCGGCTGAACCTGCCTATCTCGCGCTCGAAGCCGCCGGTGGCATCATGGCGCGGCCGGTCGAGCCCGACCTCGTCACCACGATGTCACGGTCGATCGCGGCGATCGCCGCCGAGATCGCATCGCCCGCCCGCAGCGGCGCGGCATCGATCATGTCGGCCGAGCTGACGCTGTGCGTTCTGCGCTTCTGGCGCCTGTTCGCCGGCGCTACCGACGATCGGGACGAGGAGGGGAGCAGTGCCGAAATCCTGAGTCGCTTCCGCCGGCTGCTCGAGGAGCGTTATCAGCAGCACCTGCGCGTGAGCGACTACGCCAACCTCCTCGGCATGACGCCGGATCGCCTGCACGCGCTGTGCAGCCGCGAGCTGAAGCGCTCGCCGAGCGAACTGATCCAGCAGCGCCTCGTCAAGGAAGCCGCGACGCGGCTCGAGGCCGGCACCGTAGCCGTCAAGCAGATCGCCTTTGCGCTGGGCTTCAAGGACACCGCCTACTTCAGCCGCTTCTTCCGCAAGCACACCGGCGAAGCACCGGGTGTCTGGCGCCGACGCGTTGCGGCGCGCGTCCGAGCCGGCCGGTCGCGGCCGACGCTCAACTTTGCCGACTGGCCGTGA